A stretch of DNA from Coccidioides posadasii str. Silveira chromosome 1, complete sequence:
AATTGCCATGTCTCCCGTTTACCTTTGCCCAAGTCCGGAAACATTGCTATGATTGCAGAATAAGATGTGTATCTATGGGATTCAACAGATGCAAGGAGAGATATGAAATTAAATATAAAATGCATTAGCTCTAATTTACATCAACAAGCAACGCCCCCTTCCAGCGGAATATAATCAAAACTGGCATTTCCCCTTAACATCATTTGACTTGGAGAGATCTGCTGCAAACACAGCGTAAAGGGGTGGAAGACAGAACAATCATGAGCACGTGAGTACTCACGCTAAATTGCCCGGCAACAAAGACAGAAAATGTGTAGTTAAATGTTCAGTTATATACAACATACAACACACAAGAGTTGCACCGCAACTAAGTGAGTCTCCCTGCTTTTCTGTCTCAGTAATCAGCGTCACGAACAGGCAGGTATTCCAGAACTCCATTccggaaaaagaaaaaatatctttctgTTATCCAGTCAAACCTATATGTGTCAGCACCTGGGCAGACATTGAAAGCTTGAGGCTTTATCGCATTTAATCAGACTCAATATTTGGGAATCGTCTCACTGTGGGTGACTGATGGGATCCTGGACTAATTGAACATATCAAGGACAAGCTGCACCATCAAAAAGTACATCTCATGTTAGTGATACTTTTCTTTAATCAGCTTCTATAATGCTGCCCTGCGCAAACTAGAGTTGGATCTTTTCAAATGCGCACTTTAGAAAACGAATGCTGATACTTCTAGATTCAAGCCATCAACATTGAGAAAatccaaattcaaaatggTTAAGCTGAGCTATGCAGGAGTAAGTGGCCAGAATAGACAAGGGATATTTGTTGCTCAAGACATCCCTAACATATTTTGCACATAGCGCAAGGTTCAGGGGCTGAAATTGGGCCAGGCCGTTGCAAGAGATTTGGTGAGTTCTCTTTAAAGTACGTAGAATGGGTTCCAAGCAGTAGTTAATTTATCGATAGAGAAAGCGAATCCCGCCGGGCAGTGGTGCCCGGGCTGCAGCAAGGGATCCTACCATCGAATTGGACCTAACCGGAAAACTTCTGACCGACGACGGTCTTAAAGAAATCATTGACGCTCTTGTTAGCTGCATTAAGTTCCAGGATGAGAACTATCCAAATGGGGTTATTAAGCTAACAGAACTATCCCTTAAGGGGAATGCTCTCACAACGACAGCCATTGCAAGATTGGCTAAAGTTGTGGAACTAAGCAAGTCCAGTTTGGTGAAGCTCGATATCTCTGATAATGGAATTAGCATTATCAGCAAGACACAAAGAAGCAACTGGCGGATTTTTTTGAAATCGTTCGAGGAATGCTACATGCTAAAGAGCATCGATTTCAGCGGAAACAAATTGGGCAGCGCGGGTTTTGATGGTATATCCGAGGTCTTCCTCAAAAGCGAACTGTATTTCATTGTGCCGAGTCCAGCTAGAATCCCTGATGAGAATGGGAAGTTGCACAGCGTCGGGGATAAGTTGAAGTCGATATCATTGAATACGAACGGGAACGATACTCTGCGCTTGCCAGCAGCAGGCGAAGCAAACTGTCGACGTGGAGGTATGTCGCATTATATTCGGACTATGTCTTTGAAGACCCGCTAACCTCCGGAGTAAAAGCCGCGGAACCAAAGAATGACGAATTATACGCAAGTACGAGAGGCCTTCGATCGGTGCCATATTTGAACTTCGCGGGGTCTGGAAATACCACTGCATGTGCTTTTCACCTGTGGGGAATGTCTATGGTTCATCTTGGAGCTGAAGAGCTGCTTGAGTTTTTGCCGACAGGCAGATCCATGGTACCCCCGGGGGCTGTCCAACATGGTAGTGGTATAGTGTACGTGCCGAATGAATTTGGGCCACTCGGGCGCAGCTTACTAGCCACGGGAGAGCAATTTGTTCGAGAACTCTCTAGAGTGGATGACGATATTGATTCTATGACCCTTGGAGAAGACTTGGATAGAGACGAGGTCGTCAAGGCTCGGCACACCTGCAAAAGAACTCAAGAGGAAATGGAACGTATCAAATATCGGGCAATTCTCGATGTCCTCACAACGGAGGGCGTACAAAGTGTGGAGCTGTGGAATGTTGCGTTCAAAACGATGATCGTCGCTCGGGCTCTCCTTCTAGACGACGGAGATAAACAGGGGTTGACCAAGGAAAGTAATGTAACGGACAAGATGGATAAACCGGGCCATAACGATGACTCCCGTGGCAGTCCCGAACAAGCTCTAGGCCGTTGTTACCCTCAATCAAACTCACCATGGACCGACTTTGCACAGGAATTTCCTTCCCTGCCTACATCCCCCCGGAAACGAAACGATGGGCCGGTCAAGAATGGGATAACGTCCCAGTCAACTTCCAAAAAAGATAACCGCGGATTCAAGGCGGGATCGGGACATTTGAGGTCGCGAGCCTGCCCTTGTGCGGAGATGTTGGAAATGTCGCCACAAGCCATTTCGAGACCGGCGCCTGGAGCAGTATTTAAGCAGGTCGGTCGTTTCGGATTGCCAATGCGTCTATGGACAAGAATAATCGTGGAGGCAATGGACGAAAATGAAGTCTTAAACCCCCAGCAACAAATGCGCATCATTAGGTACGCGTGTGATTGGAATTCGGTCACACAAGAGCTTAAGATCAAGGGAGGAACGGAGGCCGAGCAAATCCGAAAGATCCTCAACTCGATGGATTGTCTTAGTTATTCGAAATTTGATTAAATCCTGGAAAATTAAAATGATATTAAAGGGCGCTGCTTATGAATTCTTAAGGGTGTAAGTAGTTTAGCACAAGGCTTGAGCTTTAAACACAGACAGAAAATGTAAGAGCTCTTAGGGTGCTCTATGACGCTGACAGCATACTCTTGCGCCACTCTGACTGACGGTGTCGCATTTTGCTTTGTGCCTTGTTCCGTGCCTTGAGGACTCCCAAGCAGGTTTGCTCTCCAGCTGGGCTGAAGTTGAGTTTTCCGCTTTTGGAATCTCTGATTACCACGTGACTATATTCTTATCTGAtcatcttatcttatctcaATCTGCCGCCGCAGGCCGCCGCCGCGCCGTCCACGAACGATGCCTTTTACTGACGACTTTACACATTCTGCTGCATTGCGCCTCCGTGATATTTTCAGCATGTTTAAAAATAGAAGTGAGGACCCTGGAAAAACCGTACCACGACGGTTGGCGCTGCATGAGGATAACGCCTCCCCTTCGACATTCAACGATGGGCTCCCTCTGCCAAAACTGTTCGTCTTCGACCTCGACTATACATTATGGCCATTCTGGGTTGATACGCATGTCACTCCTCCAGTGAAGGCACGAGACAACAACTCGCGCTGTGTAGACAGGTAATTCTCTCCTCAACACTTCGGGTCGAGCTAACATTTTTTATGTCACAGATGGGGTGAATCTTTTGCTTTTTATCCGGCGGTTTCAGGGATTATTCACTCTCTACGATCCCGTTCCATACCCATCGGAGTGGCCTCCCGAACGCATGCCCCCGACCTGGCCCGTGACATGCTCAAAGCTCTCCATATCATCCCATCGTTCTCCGACAACCCTGCGACTGTCAACACTCGCTCCATCCGCGCTCTGGATTATTTTGACTTCCTTCAGATTTTTCCAGGCTCAAAAACTCAACACTTCACGCGGATTCAGCAGGCTAGTGGGTTGAAATATGAAGATATGCTTTTTTTCGATGATGAGGCCCGGAATAGC
This window harbors:
- a CDS encoding uncharacterized protein (EggNog:ENOG410PW80~COG:S), which codes for MVKLSYAGRKVQGLKLGQAVARDLRKRIPPGSGARAAARDPTIELDLTGKLLTDDGLKEIIDALVSCIKFQDENYPNGVIKLTELSLKGNALTTTAIARLAKVVELSKSSLVKLDISDNGISIISKTQRSNWRIFLKSFEECYMLKSIDFSGNKLGSAGFDGISEVFLKSELYFIVPSPARIPDENGKLHSVGDKLKSISLNTNGNDTLRLPAAGEANCRRGAAEPKNDELYASTRGLRSVPYLNFAGSGNTTACAFHLWGMSMVHLGAEELLEFLPTGRSMVPPGAVQHGSGIVYVPNEFGPLGRSLLATGEQFVRELSRVDDDIDSMTLGEDLDRDEVVKARHTCKRTQEEMERIKYRAILDVLTTEGVQSVELWNVAFKTMIVARALLLDDGDKQGLTKESNVTDKMDKPGHNDDSRGSPEQALGRCYPQSNSPWTDFAQEFPSLPTSPRKRNDGPVKNGITSQSTSKKDNRGFKAGSGHLRSRACPCAEMLEMSPQAISRPAPGAVFKQVGRFGLPMRLWTRIIVEAMDENEVLNPQQQMRIIRYACDWNSVTQELKIKGGTEAEQIRKILNSMDCLSYSKFD
- a CDS encoding uncharacterized protein (EggNog:ENOG410PNWG~COG:S~BUSCO:12694at33183), with product MPFTDDFTHSAALRLRDIFSMFKNRSEDPGKTVPRRLALHEDNASPSTFNDGLPLPKLFVFDLDYTLWPFWVDTHVTPPVKARDNNSRCVDRWGESFAFYPAVSGIIHSLRSRSIPIGVASRTHAPDLARDMLKALHIIPSFSDNPATVNTRSIRALDYFDFLQIFPGSKTQHFTRIQQASGLKYEDMLFFDDEARNSNVQTELGVTFCLVRDGMTKEEVDRGVWEWRRRAGITPGNQTDGMQPQN